In the genome of Mogibacterium neglectum, the window GTACACTACAACCACTGACACTAGATCTTTATCAAATATAATCACTAGAGTAATAGATATTAAAGTCAGTAGTAGAAGTGCCTCTACAAGAAATGAACTCATCTATCTACCCTCCTTTTCCGCTATGTTATTGTCGTCATTCACTCCAATATGTCTCTTATGGTTGTAATCATGATAATTCTTGGCATGAATCGATGTAAGCATAATCAAATTTGTTCCGAGAGGATTCGTAAGAAGTAATAAAAAGAATATGATAAATACCTTTAATGACAGCAATGTCCATCCGGTATACACCATTATTCCGATTGTCATCATCAACGCTCCGAAGGTCTCTCCTACGCCAGAAGCATGAAGCCTAGTAAAAAAGTCTGGAAACCTTATTACACCAACTGCAGCTGTAGCCATAAGCACAAAGCCGAAGGAGATAATGGCAATTGCCATGATATTTTGTATACTCATTACCTTCTACCTCCTATGAATTTAGCGAGAATTACGGTTGTAACGAACCCTAAAATCGCATAGCTAAGTGCTATATCTATGTGCATATCCATTCTGTTGTCAATTAAGCCAACGACTAAAATCAGCATAACGATATTCGTATTTATAACGAATAAAGCATTTAGCTTATCGTATACAGTCTTCCCTATTAACATCGTTATAACCATCACTATAACGATTGCGAGAAGACCTGCAAGTAGAGCTATAAAAAAGTTATGCATTATACTTCTTTCTCCTTCTCTTGAATCGTTTAGATGTCAGTTCAACGACTTCCTTCTCGGTGAAATCGTAATCAGTAACCACATCGATTGCCTTGTAATCGATAGTCTCTCCATAGAGTTTTGCAATACGCTTCTGCATAGATCCATCTAGTAACCCATCGGCAAACTCGCGGTTGAGAGCGTGAACAGAAAAAACACCGCTATCATAGATATCGATGGTTACAGTTCCAGGTGTCAATGTGATTGAATTTGCGAGAATTGCCCTTGCTGCCGGAT includes:
- the mnhG gene encoding monovalent cation/H(+) antiporter subunit G, whose translation is MSIQNIMAIAIISFGFVLMATAAVGVIRFPDFFTRLHASGVGETFGALMMTIGIMVYTGWTLLSLKVFIIFFLLLLTNPLGTNLIMLTSIHAKNYHDYNHKRHIGVNDDNNIAEKEGR
- a CDS encoding monovalent cation/H+ antiporter complex subunit F, which produces MHNFFIALLAGLLAIVIVMVITMLIGKTVYDKLNALFVINTNIVMLILVVGLIDNRMDMHIDIALSYAILGFVTTVILAKFIGGRR
- a CDS encoding Na+/H+ antiporter subunit E, which produces MSGIFTVKFIIYGCVSSFLISCFVVGSLRIGGLKSNRTYFILHANYPKLIIYFLWLIKEVVKSAIDVSKIVLSPNMKIDPLVVWFKADYDNPAARAILANSITLTPGTVTIDIYDSGVFSVHALNREFADGLLDGSMQKRIAKLYGETIDYKAIDVVTDYDFTEKEVVELTSKRFKRRRKKYNA